In Marinobacter sp. LQ44, the following are encoded in one genomic region:
- the map gene encoding type I methionyl aminopeptidase, giving the protein MQVSIKTPEEIEKMRVAGRLAAEVLEMLDEHVKPGISTEELNSIAHDYIVNKQQAIPAPLNYKGFPKSICTSVNHVICHGIPTEKKILKDGDIINIDVTVIKDEYHGDTSKMWVVGKPKPGTERLIQITQECLYKGIELVKPGTRLGDIGHVIQQHAEKHRYSVVRDYCGHGIGKGFHEEPQVMHYGKPGTGMELQEGMTFTIEPMINQGKYQTKLMADGWTVVTKDHKLSAQWEHTILVTADGYEVLTKRSEESF; this is encoded by the coding sequence ATGCAAGTATCCATCAAGACTCCCGAAGAAATTGAAAAAATGCGCGTGGCCGGCCGGCTGGCGGCCGAAGTTCTGGAAATGCTGGACGAACACGTAAAGCCCGGAATTTCAACCGAGGAGCTCAACAGCATCGCCCACGATTACATCGTCAACAAACAGCAGGCTATTCCAGCGCCGCTCAACTACAAGGGTTTCCCGAAATCCATCTGTACGTCGGTCAACCATGTGATCTGCCACGGCATCCCAACCGAAAAGAAAATTCTGAAAGACGGCGACATCATTAACATCGACGTCACCGTTATAAAGGATGAGTACCACGGCGACACCAGCAAGATGTGGGTTGTTGGCAAACCCAAGCCCGGTACCGAACGCCTGATCCAGATCACCCAGGAGTGCCTGTATAAAGGTATTGAACTGGTCAAACCCGGCACCCGCCTGGGCGACATTGGCCACGTCATCCAGCAGCATGCCGAGAAGCATCGTTATTCCGTGGTCAGAGACTACTGCGGCCATGGCATTGGCAAGGGGTTCCACGAGGAGCCGCAGGTCATGCATTACGGCAAGCCCGGCACCGGTATGGAACTGCAGGAAGGCATGACCTTTACCATCGAACCGATGATCAACCAGGGCAAATACCAAACCAAACTGATGGCCGATGGCTGGACCGTGGTCACCAAGGACCACAAGCTGTCTGCCCAGTGGGAACACACCATCCTGGTGACCGCTGACGGCTATGAAGTGCTGACTAAACGATCGGAAGAGTCATTCTAA
- a CDS encoding SlyX family protein: MSKKTLEDRLAELEMRLAFQDDVINTLSEQVAKQEMDIRELWDAKKVLHKQLKDISPSNIKAEEDETPPPHY, from the coding sequence ATGAGCAAAAAGACACTGGAAGACAGGCTTGCAGAGCTGGAAATGCGACTTGCGTTCCAGGACGATGTGATCAATACCCTGAGTGAGCAGGTGGCGAAGCAGGAGATGGATATTCGGGAGCTGTGGGATGCCAAGAAGGTGCTGCACAAGCAGTTGAAGGATATTTCGCCCTCGAACATCAAGGCGGAGGAGGATGAGACTCCGCCTCCGCATTATTGA
- a CDS encoding cold-shock protein yields MRNPAKAIRLSLMIAIPAPLVLFLLLSVTPQFLAALSAGNLAEALGSVGGLAAYLIAFVIFAITGFLAIALATKQPSAAPASRSQSRPARNSRQNNVYDDEEDDFDDTTPEGDEEGTVKWFNVKKGFGFIVRDSGDEIFVHFRAIRGRGRRVLRQGQLVRFNVVEADKGLQADNVSILSE; encoded by the coding sequence ATGCGTAATCCAGCCAAAGCGATCCGTCTTTCCCTTATGATCGCCATTCCGGCACCCCTGGTACTGTTTCTGCTGCTGTCTGTCACACCGCAATTCCTGGCCGCGCTGAGCGCTGGCAACCTCGCCGAGGCACTGGGCAGTGTTGGTGGCCTTGCAGCGTACCTGATTGCCTTTGTTATTTTTGCCATCACCGGTTTTCTGGCCATCGCACTTGCCACCAAGCAGCCCTCCGCAGCGCCGGCTTCCAGAAGCCAGAGCCGCCCGGCACGCAACAGTCGCCAGAACAACGTTTATGATGACGAAGAAGACGATTTTGACGACACCACACCGGAAGGGGACGAGGAAGGCACCGTCAAGTGGTTCAACGTCAAGAAAGGCTTTGGCTTCATCGTCCGCGACAGTGGCGACGAGATCTTTGTGCATTTCCGCGCCATTCGCGGTCGTGGTCGCCGCGTATTGCGCCAGGGCCAACTGGTTCGGTTCAACGTTGTGGAAGCCGACAAAGGCCTGCAAGCAGACAACGTGTCTATCCTGAGCGAGTAA
- the rpsB gene encoding 30S ribosomal protein S2: MAQVNMRDLLKAGAHFGHQTRYWNPKMGKYIFGARNKIHIINLEQTVPAMNEALNVIQQLAESKNKILFVGTKRAASKIIKEEAQRSGQPYVNHRWLGGMLTNYKTIRQSIRRYRDLEAQSKDGTFDKLTKKEALERTREMDKLERSIGGIKDMGGLPDALFVIDVDHERIAIKEANKLGIPVIGVVDTNSDPDGVDYVIPGNDDAIRAIQIYVKAVADTCLEASQSAGAGADEFVEVSEDAAGAAPAAE, from the coding sequence ATGGCTCAGGTAAATATGCGTGACCTGCTTAAAGCAGGTGCTCACTTTGGTCACCAGACCCGTTACTGGAACCCGAAAATGGGTAAGTACATTTTCGGTGCCCGCAACAAGATTCACATCATCAACCTTGAGCAGACTGTTCCTGCCATGAACGAAGCGCTGAATGTGATTCAGCAGCTGGCAGAGAGCAAGAACAAGATCCTGTTCGTTGGTACCAAGCGTGCTGCGTCCAAGATCATCAAGGAAGAAGCTCAGCGTTCCGGCCAGCCCTACGTTAACCATCGCTGGTTGGGTGGCATGCTGACCAACTACAAGACCATCCGTCAGTCTATTCGCCGCTACCGTGATCTGGAAGCCCAGAGCAAAGACGGTACTTTCGACAAACTGACCAAGAAAGAAGCCCTTGAGCGTACCCGTGAAATGGACAAGCTCGAGCGCTCCATCGGTGGTATCAAGGATATGGGCGGCCTGCCCGACGCGCTGTTCGTTATCGACGTGGATCACGAGCGTATCGCTATCAAGGAAGCCAACAAGCTGGGTATTCCTGTTATCGGTGTTGTTGATACCAACAGCGATCCGGACGGCGTTGATTACGTAATCCCGGGTAACGATGACGCCATCCGCGCCATCCAGATCTACGTGAAGGCTGTTGCCGATACCTGCCTGGAAGCTTCCCAGTCTGCAGGCGCTGGTGCTGACGAGTTTGTTGAAGTAAGCGAAGACGCTGCGGGCGCCGCTCCGGCTGCCGAGTAA
- the dapD gene encoding 2,3,4,5-tetrahydropyridine-2,6-dicarboxylate N-succinyltransferase, with protein sequence MSFAFGIGIGTQNNQGEWLEVYYQQPIMTPGKDLIDVVETALDYKGGNQAIDVKAEQLTRFANALRQLGQTDQAKLAEKAAESKRPVVVTVLATDDTASSTPEVYLKLHLISHRLAKPHSVKLDGIFGLLPNLAWTNEGAIDLNELPERQLQARIEGRTLEVKSVDKFPQMTDYVVPKGVRIADTARVRLGAYVGEGTTVMHEGFINFNAGTEGTSMIEGRISAGVMIGKGSDLGGGCSTMGTLSGGGNIIISVGENCLLGANAGIGIPLGDRCTVEAGLYITSGTKVNLLDDNNKQVEVIKARDLAGKNDLLFRRNSLTGAVECKTNKSAIELNEELHANN encoded by the coding sequence ATGAGTTTTGCATTCGGCATTGGCATCGGCACCCAGAACAACCAGGGCGAGTGGCTGGAGGTGTATTACCAGCAACCGATCATGACCCCAGGCAAAGACCTGATCGACGTGGTTGAAACCGCGCTGGACTACAAAGGCGGCAATCAGGCCATTGATGTTAAAGCCGAGCAACTGACCAGATTTGCCAACGCCCTGCGCCAGCTGGGCCAGACCGACCAGGCGAAACTGGCGGAAAAAGCGGCCGAGAGCAAACGCCCTGTGGTTGTTACCGTGCTGGCTACCGACGATACCGCCTCCAGCACCCCGGAAGTGTATCTGAAGCTGCACCTGATCTCCCACCGGCTGGCCAAGCCCCACAGTGTAAAGCTGGACGGTATTTTCGGCCTGCTGCCGAACCTGGCCTGGACCAACGAAGGCGCCATCGACCTGAACGAACTGCCCGAGCGCCAGCTGCAGGCCCGCATTGAAGGCCGCACCCTGGAAGTGAAATCGGTCGACAAGTTCCCGCAGATGACCGACTACGTCGTACCCAAGGGCGTGCGTATCGCTGACACCGCCCGTGTTCGTCTGGGCGCCTACGTAGGCGAAGGCACCACCGTGATGCACGAAGGCTTTATCAACTTCAACGCCGGCACCGAAGGCACCAGCATGATCGAAGGCCGCATTTCTGCCGGCGTGATGATCGGCAAGGGCTCTGACCTGGGCGGCGGCTGCTCCACCATGGGTACCCTGTCTGGTGGCGGCAACATCATCATCTCCGTGGGCGAAAACTGCCTGCTCGGCGCTAACGCCGGCATCGGCATCCCACTGGGCGATCGCTGCACCGTTGAAGCTGGTCTGTATATCACCTCTGGCACCAAGGTGAACCTGCTGGATGACAACAACAAACAGGTAGAAGTCATCAAGGCCCGCGACCTGGCCGGCAAGAACGACCTGCTGTTCCGTCGCAACAGTCTCACTGGCGCTGTTGAGTGCAAGACCAACAAGTCCGCTATTGAACTGAACGAAGAGCTGCACGCGAATAATTAA
- a CDS encoding ArsC family reductase yields MKLYGIKNCDTVKKARKWLDDNGIVYEFHDFKKDGLTSEKLSQWEQAIGWETLINKRGTTWRKLPDELRDTINAQSAHQIMLENTSIIKRPVVERGDEVTVGFNADEWAVWIN; encoded by the coding sequence ATGAAGTTATATGGCATCAAGAACTGCGATACCGTGAAAAAAGCCCGTAAGTGGCTGGACGACAACGGCATCGTCTACGAATTCCACGACTTCAAGAAAGACGGCCTGACCAGCGAGAAGCTGAGCCAGTGGGAGCAGGCCATAGGTTGGGAAACCCTGATCAACAAGCGGGGCACGACCTGGCGAAAACTTCCCGACGAGCTTCGTGATACCATTAACGCCCAAAGTGCCCACCAGATCATGCTGGAGAATACTTCCATCATTAAACGCCCTGTGGTTGAGCGGGGTGACGAAGTAACCGTGGGCTTTAACGCAGACGAATGGGCTGTTTGGATTAACTGA
- the dapE gene encoding succinyl-diaminopimelate desuccinylase: protein MSLSPTLELAMDLIRRRSVTPDDAGCQELMMSRLAPLGFAGENLRFGDTDNLWARKGSDGPVLAFAGHTDVVPTGPEKNWAHPPFDPVIKDGYLYGRGAADMKGSLAAFITACERFVANNPEHRGSIALLITSDEEGPAQDGTVKVVETLEARNEKMDWCLIGEPSSTHQVGDVIKNGRRGSLHGYLTVHGVQGHVAYPHLAENPVHAVAPALDALAREFWDNGNDFFPPTTFQITRIESGVGSNIIPGECLVHFNFRYCTENTAESLEERVVAILDRHQLKYDLQWHLSGRPFLTDKGALVAASQNAIRSVTGRETELSTSGGTSDGRFIAPTGAQVVELGPLNATIHKVDECVKAEDLDTLSEIYEQILEELLG, encoded by the coding sequence ATGTCATTATCACCCACTTTAGAACTCGCCATGGACCTCATTCGCCGCCGCTCGGTGACGCCGGATGACGCCGGCTGCCAGGAACTGATGATGTCCCGCCTGGCGCCACTGGGCTTTGCGGGCGAGAACCTGCGGTTTGGTGACACGGATAACCTGTGGGCCCGCAAGGGCTCAGACGGCCCGGTACTGGCGTTTGCCGGCCACACCGATGTGGTGCCAACCGGCCCGGAGAAAAACTGGGCGCACCCGCCGTTTGACCCTGTCATCAAAGATGGCTATCTGTATGGCCGGGGCGCAGCAGACATGAAGGGCAGCCTGGCGGCCTTCATCACCGCCTGCGAACGCTTTGTGGCGAACAACCCTGAGCACCGAGGCTCCATCGCCCTCTTGATCACCAGCGATGAAGAAGGCCCCGCCCAGGACGGCACGGTGAAAGTGGTAGAAACCCTGGAAGCCCGCAACGAAAAGATGGACTGGTGCCTGATTGGCGAGCCTTCCAGCACCCATCAGGTGGGCGATGTTATCAAGAACGGCCGCCGGGGCTCCCTGCACGGCTACCTGACAGTACACGGCGTACAAGGCCACGTGGCCTACCCACACCTGGCAGAGAACCCCGTGCACGCGGTGGCGCCGGCACTGGATGCACTGGCCAGGGAATTCTGGGACAACGGCAACGACTTCTTCCCGCCGACCACGTTCCAGATCACCCGGATTGAATCCGGCGTTGGCAGCAACATCATTCCCGGCGAATGCCTGGTGCACTTCAACTTCCGGTACTGCACGGAAAACACCGCAGAAAGCCTTGAAGAGCGGGTAGTGGCCATTCTGGACCGGCACCAGCTCAAGTACGATTTGCAGTGGCACCTCAGCGGCCGCCCCTTCCTCACCGACAAGGGCGCCCTGGTTGCCGCCAGCCAGAACGCCATCCGCTCCGTCACCGGCCGCGAGACCGAGCTGTCCACCTCCGGTGGCACCTCTGATGGTCGCTTCATCGCACCGACTGGCGCACAGGTCGTAGAACTCGGCCCCCTCAACGCCACCATTCACAAAGTGGACGAATGCGTAAAAGCCGAGGACCTGGATACCCTCTCCGAAATCTACGAACAGATACTGGAAGAACTGCTGGGATAA
- the tsf gene encoding translation elongation factor Ts: MAAITAAMVKELRERTGLGMMECKKALVEAGGDVDAAIEELRKSSGLKAAKKAGRTAAEGVSLVKVSDDNTVAYILEVNSETDFVARDDNFMGFANDVLNVAFEKGETDVAALMAGDLEAKREALVQKIGENITVRRIIKVEGPVVGGYVHSNNKIASVVALTAGNEELARDIAMHVAAVNPRVGKPDDMPAEELEKEKEIIKAQPDMEGKPAEIIEKMMGGRIKKFLAENSLIEQPFVKNPDQKVGDLIKAAGGELVGFVRLEVGEGIEKEEVDFAAEVAAAAGTGKA, translated from the coding sequence ATGGCTGCAATTACCGCTGCAATGGTCAAAGAGCTGCGTGAGCGTACCGGCCTTGGCATGATGGAATGCAAGAAGGCACTGGTTGAAGCTGGTGGTGACGTTGACGCCGCAATCGAAGAGCTGCGCAAGTCTTCCGGTCTGAAAGCCGCCAAGAAGGCCGGCCGTACCGCTGCTGAAGGTGTTTCTCTGGTTAAGGTGTCTGACGACAACACCGTTGCCTACATTCTGGAAGTGAACTCCGAGACAGACTTCGTTGCTCGTGACGACAACTTCATGGGCTTCGCCAACGACGTTCTGAACGTTGCTTTCGAAAAAGGCGAAACCGACGTTGCGGCCCTGATGGCTGGCGATCTGGAAGCCAAGCGTGAGGCTCTGGTTCAGAAGATCGGCGAGAACATCACCGTTCGTCGGATCATCAAGGTAGAAGGTCCGGTTGTGGGCGGTTACGTTCACAGCAACAACAAGATTGCCTCTGTTGTGGCCCTGACCGCTGGTAACGAAGAGCTGGCTCGCGACATCGCGATGCACGTGGCTGCTGTTAACCCGCGCGTTGGCAAGCCCGACGACATGCCGGCTGAAGAGCTGGAAAAAGAGAAAGAGATCATCAAGGCGCAGCCGGATATGGAAGGCAAGCCTGCTGAGATCATCGAAAAGATGATGGGTGGCCGTATCAAGAAGTTTCTGGCTGAGAACAGCCTGATTGAGCAGCCGTTCGTCAAGAACCCTGACCAGAAAGTGGGCGACCTGATCAAAGCTGCCGGTGGCGAGCTGGTTGGTTTCGTTCGCCTGGAAGTGGGTGAAGGCATCGAGAAAGAAGAAGTGGATTTCGCTGCTGAAGTGGCTGCTGCCGCTGGCACAGGCAAGGCCTGA
- a CDS encoding [protein-PII] uridylyltransferase, with amino-acid sequence MDRSELESRISNDTSPVFAARELLRESYNADAEAFRQGADVRALVHARANTIDKVLRLIWNRYPFSRSSDIALVAVGGYGRGELHPHSDIDLLILTRHGIEEAWQDDLGAFVTLLWDLKLDIGHSVRSMEECLSSARQDITILTNLLETRTIAGPDGLRAELSELVYSDEVSSDRDYFLAKREEQQQRHKKYGDTEYNLEPNVKGSPGALRDIQTIGWITKRHFGLQNIADLTRFSILTEEEHQILHQGETFLWQLRYGLQLIADRNENRLLFDHQRALAEMLGYKDEGKRLGVELMMQSYYRTVLALAELADVILQYYDEAIIGEGSEDEIRPLNKRFQIRNLYIEAINNQVFAYAPYAIMEIFVLVAQHPEIKGIRATTIRSLRAHRHLIDDAFRSDLAVTTLFMELLRTPHALDQTLSAMKKYNVLGRYLPEFGQIIGQMQHDLFHIYTVDAHTMRVIRNMARLNSTDVRNEYPLASRLIHRLPKLETLFIAGLYHDVAKGRGGDHSELGAIDAEAFCERHHLSERDTQLVSWLVENHLLMSMTAQRKDISDPDIIQAFARAMPSQAHLDYLYILTVCDISATNPKLWNTWRASLLRQLYIEAKRALRRGTDTPVDRQAWIRATREEARQILHAQKMTDEQIDPIWETVDEDYFLQDSTVDIAWQTAAIIRHGDNPDPLVLIRDTRGGPTDGYSQIIIYMKDRVALFAATTAVLEQLNLNIVDARINSSEGPHSISSYVVLDEQGQPLGVDPTRKERVRKRLIEELDDPEDYPDIIHRRTPRQLKHFAFPTEVTFSNDTINQRTVMEVITPDRPGLLARIGQVLLEHRVRLTNAKIATLGERVEDVFFITDEHGEPLRDPGVCQALQQDLCQMLDDIE; translated from the coding sequence GTGGACCGAAGCGAGCTGGAATCCCGTATCAGCAACGACACCTCACCGGTATTTGCCGCCAGGGAACTGTTACGGGAAAGCTATAATGCTGACGCCGAAGCTTTCCGCCAGGGTGCCGATGTAAGAGCCCTGGTTCATGCCAGGGCCAACACCATAGACAAAGTGCTCCGGCTGATCTGGAACCGGTACCCGTTTTCCCGCTCCTCCGACATTGCCCTGGTCGCCGTCGGCGGCTACGGGCGCGGCGAACTACACCCCCACTCAGACATAGACCTGCTTATCCTGACCCGCCACGGTATAGAAGAGGCCTGGCAGGATGACCTGGGCGCCTTCGTTACCCTGCTCTGGGACCTCAAGCTGGATATCGGCCACAGCGTGCGCAGCATGGAAGAGTGCCTATCCTCGGCCCGGCAGGACATCACCATCCTGACCAACCTGCTGGAGACCCGAACCATCGCCGGCCCCGATGGACTGCGGGCAGAGCTCAGTGAGCTGGTCTATTCCGATGAGGTCAGCTCGGATCGTGACTACTTCCTGGCCAAGCGGGAAGAGCAGCAACAGCGCCACAAAAAATACGGCGACACCGAATACAACCTGGAGCCTAACGTTAAAGGTTCCCCCGGCGCACTTCGGGACATCCAGACCATCGGCTGGATCACCAAACGCCACTTCGGCCTGCAGAACATTGCCGACCTCACCCGCTTCAGTATTCTGACCGAAGAAGAACACCAGATCCTGCACCAGGGCGAAACCTTCCTGTGGCAATTGCGTTATGGCCTGCAACTGATTGCCGACCGCAATGAAAACCGGCTGCTGTTCGACCACCAACGTGCGCTCGCGGAAATGCTCGGCTACAAAGATGAAGGCAAACGGCTGGGCGTCGAGCTGATGATGCAGTCCTACTACCGCACCGTACTGGCCTTGGCAGAGCTGGCTGACGTTATCCTGCAGTACTACGACGAAGCCATTATTGGCGAGGGCAGTGAAGACGAAATCCGCCCACTGAACAAACGCTTCCAGATTCGCAACCTGTATATAGAAGCCATCAACAACCAGGTGTTCGCCTACGCCCCCTACGCCATCATGGAAATCTTCGTGCTGGTGGCCCAGCACCCTGAAATCAAGGGCATACGGGCGACCACCATCCGCTCGTTAAGGGCCCACCGACACCTGATTGACGACGCCTTCAGGTCAGATCTGGCAGTCACCACCCTGTTCATGGAACTGTTGCGCACGCCACACGCGCTGGACCAGACTCTGTCTGCCATGAAAAAGTACAACGTACTGGGCCGCTACTTGCCGGAGTTTGGCCAGATCATCGGCCAGATGCAGCACGACCTCTTTCATATATACACGGTCGATGCCCACACCATGCGCGTGATCCGCAATATGGCGCGGCTGAACAGTACCGACGTTCGCAACGAATACCCTCTGGCGTCCCGGCTGATTCATCGGTTGCCCAAACTGGAAACGCTGTTTATTGCTGGCCTTTATCACGATGTGGCCAAGGGCCGTGGCGGTGACCACTCAGAACTGGGCGCCATTGACGCAGAAGCCTTCTGTGAACGCCACCACTTGAGTGAGCGGGACACCCAACTGGTGTCATGGCTGGTGGAAAACCACCTGCTGATGTCGATGACCGCCCAGCGCAAGGACATTTCAGACCCGGACATCATCCAGGCCTTTGCCCGCGCCATGCCCAGCCAGGCCCACCTGGATTATCTGTACATCCTGACGGTGTGCGACATCAGCGCCACCAATCCAAAACTCTGGAACACCTGGCGCGCATCCTTGCTGCGCCAGCTTTACATTGAAGCCAAGCGCGCCCTGCGCCGTGGCACCGACACGCCAGTCGACCGCCAGGCCTGGATACGCGCCACCAGGGAGGAAGCCCGTCAGATCCTGCACGCACAGAAGATGACCGATGAGCAGATTGATCCTATCTGGGAAACCGTAGACGAGGATTACTTCCTGCAGGATTCCACCGTAGATATTGCCTGGCAGACGGCAGCCATCATTCGCCACGGCGACAACCCGGACCCATTGGTGCTGATTCGTGACACCCGGGGCGGGCCGACGGACGGTTACTCACAGATCATTATCTACATGAAAGACCGGGTTGCCCTGTTTGCGGCAACCACGGCGGTGCTGGAACAGCTGAACCTGAACATCGTAGATGCCCGCATCAACTCCAGCGAAGGCCCCCACTCGATCAGCTCTTACGTGGTATTGGATGAACAGGGTCAGCCACTGGGCGTTGATCCGACCCGCAAGGAAAGAGTGCGCAAGCGTCTGATCGAAGAACTCGATGACCCGGAAGACTACCCGGACATTATCCACCGGCGCACCCCCCGGCAGCTGAAGCACTTCGCTTTCCCAACCGAAGTGACCTTCTCCAATGACACCATCAATCAACGCACCGTGATGGAAGTCATCACCCCGGACCGCCCCGGCCTTCTGGCCCGCATTGGCCAGGTGCTGCTGGAACACCGGGTGCGACTGACCAACGCCAAGATTGCCACCCTGGGCGAGCGCGTAGAAGACGTATTCTTCATCACCGACGAACATGGCGAGCCGCTGCGCGACCCGGGCGTGTGCCAGGCCCTGCAACAGGACCTTTGCCAAATGCTGGACGATATTGAATGA
- a CDS encoding DUF6351 family protein gives MQWFQTWPSSRRPTRTRKIAGIPLDNEGVQYGLRALQQGFINGQQFLDLNRGIGGFNVDIKYQAERTRGDFQAITNAYRTGAINTAEVGEILDVANGQVCGLDLGALGLPSRVTDLLAPITDPIVETQALLVQTRFGTPRTVAGDDIRTLNNKCQLKPVDPADYPANLLQGIFTSENFAQKVAEIFPNGVCDYSKPPVGQVPTVTWMHYGDAETVVHGGAPLSSNDQPVPGWASPALAVTLSPNHPE, from the coding sequence ATCCAGTGGTTTCAGACCTGGCCTTCTTCCCGGCGGCCTACCCGGACCAGGAAGATTGCCGGCATTCCGCTGGATAACGAAGGCGTTCAATACGGCCTGAGGGCCCTGCAGCAGGGCTTTATCAATGGCCAACAGTTCCTGGATCTGAACCGGGGGATTGGCGGTTTCAATGTGGATATAAAGTACCAGGCCGAACGCACTCGGGGTGATTTCCAGGCCATCACCAATGCCTATCGCACCGGTGCCATCAACACGGCAGAGGTGGGTGAAATCCTGGACGTGGCCAACGGGCAGGTGTGCGGCCTGGATCTTGGCGCCCTTGGCTTGCCCTCGCGGGTGACCGATTTGTTGGCGCCGATCACAGACCCGATTGTTGAAACCCAGGCACTGCTGGTGCAAACCCGGTTTGGTACCCCGAGAACAGTGGCCGGCGATGACATTCGAACCCTGAATAACAAGTGCCAGCTCAAGCCGGTTGACCCTGCGGATTATCCGGCCAATCTACTCCAAGGTATTTTCACCTCTGAGAACTTTGCCCAGAAGGTTGCTGAGATCTTCCCGAACGGGGTATGCGATTACAGCAAACCACCGGTTGGCCAGGTACCAACCGTGACCTGGATGCATTATGGTGATGCCGAGACGGTGGTACATGGCGGCGCGCCGCTGAGCAGCAACGATCAGCCTGTTCCGGGGTGGGCTTCACCGGCGCTTGCGGTCACCCTGTCACCCAATCACCCTGAGTGA
- the dapC gene encoding succinyldiaminopimelate transaminase, translated as MNLNLERLHPYPFEKLAKLKAGITVPDHLKPISLGIGEPKHPSPAFVKQVIADNLDKLANYPTTKGIDELREAIAHWASKRFQLAEGSLDPAHNVVPVNGTREAIFALVQAVVDASKPATVVSPNPFYQIYEGAAFLAGADPVYLPCDASNGFIPDFDAVPESVWEDCQILFLCSPGNPSGAVIPRETLVKVIELADRHDFLIASDECYSELYPDEANPPEGLLQTCAAIGRHDFKRCVVFHSLSKRSNLPGLRSGFVAGDAEVLAGYLKYRTYHGCAMPVHNQLASIAAWSDEDHVRENRAAYRAKFEAVVPILREVMNVDFPDAGFYLWPETPMDDETFAKELSAQQNVHVLPGRYLSRTVDGHNPGENRVRMALVAPLEECVEAARRIVDFVKGFKA; from the coding sequence ATGAACCTGAATCTCGAAAGACTTCACCCTTACCCGTTTGAAAAGCTGGCCAAACTGAAAGCCGGCATCACCGTGCCGGACCACCTGAAGCCAATATCACTCGGCATTGGCGAACCCAAGCACCCGTCACCGGCGTTTGTGAAGCAGGTGATCGCCGACAACCTGGACAAACTGGCTAACTACCCCACCACCAAAGGCATCGATGAGTTGCGCGAAGCCATCGCCCACTGGGCCAGCAAGCGCTTCCAGCTGGCCGAAGGTAGTCTGGACCCGGCTCACAACGTGGTTCCGGTCAACGGCACCCGTGAGGCTATTTTCGCCCTGGTTCAGGCGGTGGTGGATGCCAGTAAACCAGCTACTGTTGTCAGCCCTAACCCCTTCTACCAGATTTACGAAGGCGCAGCGTTCCTGGCCGGGGCGGACCCGGTGTACCTGCCCTGCGACGCCAGCAACGGCTTTATTCCGGATTTCGACGCGGTGCCTGAATCGGTCTGGGAAGACTGCCAAATCCTGTTCCTGTGCTCCCCGGGCAACCCCAGCGGCGCAGTCATCCCCCGGGAAACCCTGGTAAAGGTTATCGAACTGGCCGACCGTCATGATTTTCTGATCGCCTCCGATGAATGCTATTCCGAACTCTACCCGGACGAAGCCAACCCGCCCGAAGGCCTGCTGCAAACCTGTGCGGCCATCGGTCGTCACGACTTCAAGCGCTGCGTTGTGTTCCACAGCCTGTCCAAGCGCAGCAACCTGCCCGGCCTGCGCTCCGGCTTTGTGGCCGGTGATGCCGAGGTACTGGCCGGCTACCTGAAGTACCGTACCTACCACGGCTGCGCCATGCCCGTTCACAACCAGCTGGCCAGCATTGCCGCCTGGAGTGATGAAGACCACGTGCGGGAAAACCGGGCCGCCTACCGGGCCAAGTTCGAAGCGGTGGTGCCCATCCTGCGCGAAGTGATGAACGTGGACTTCCCGGATGCCGGTTTCTATCTATGGCCGGAAACGCCGATGGATGATGAAACCTTCGCCAAGGAGCTGTCCGCACAACAGAACGTGCACGTGCTGCCGGGCCGTTACCTGTCCCGAACGGTAGATGGCCACAACCCAGGTGAGAACCGAGTGCGCATGGCGCTGGTAGCGCCGCTGGAGGAGTGTGTGGAAGCAGCCCGGCGAATCGTCGATTTTGTAAAAGGTTTCAAAGCATGA